The sequence GCATTtaggctgctgctgctgctactCAACTCAACGCTGTTGGCCTTATTATAAAAAGGGATCCTTCCGTTTCGTTTGTTTGGCTTCTTCTTTCTGCCATGCAGGTGGTGGCGCGTGGATCAACGATCCGCGGGGACCAGGTCACTGGGTTGGTGAAGAAAGGGCAATACGGCGacagtaattttttttgttttttgtttttttctgcCAAGTCAGTCTCGTACACTGAccgtatatatattttcttaattatggaaaaaaaaaaaaccaatacaaaacaaatacttttctgttttgttacATAAGTAAATTTCACCTTTGTATACAGGGGTTTTTGGCAAATTTGCATTCAATTTGATATAGATTGAATCCAATTCAAGTGCAAATTTGAAGCTAGAATCCAACTGAATTTGATTGGCTTCCTAATCGATTTCGTAATGATCAAATTATATCGGCTTGTGAATTTTGAGGTCTTACTTAATCTTcacttttttcaaaaacagATTAATTTGAACCAGATTTGATCGAATCAGCTGGTACAAACAAGATACAAAATTCAgactaattttttattttcttagagTCGAGTCAATTTCAAAGAACTTGCATGTCACAACCATCTAGTTTCATCATGTGGAATCCTTATTCACGTAATCAAATAGGAACATCAAAATAGTATTATTCCCGTGAGATGCAAATTTTTCTGCAAGCACTGATTAACGGAAGAaaggaaagtaaataaaattgtatggtATACAAATTACATCTATAATTCCAGATGTTACGAGAGTGGGCCGTGCTATGCACGAGTGTAAGTGGCGCTTAGGTTTTGGGACACAGAACCACTCATAAACCACTCATAGTGTCGTAGGGGCTTTTATTGaccgaaaaataaaaagattaatGAAGTCAGAAGCCCATAAAATACAAGTTGTCATTTGTTGAACGCAGCAAACACAGTTGACAGAGGCTGAAGTGAGCGCCCACTCTTGTTTACCTTACCTACTACCTACCTCTACTACCCCCACCTTCTTCCTTGACCAGGCATTTGCCACTACTTACTTCACTTCTACTAGTTTAAATTTAATGGCAGCAAGAGCCACCAAAGTAGGTTCTTCATAGCTCGATTTTTAATGGCCTATTGTGCAGAAGAACCACAAGGGCCCGGGCCCTATTTCTTTACCTATTTTAGGCTGCTCTCACAAGATATTATTAGTATCTGAAAATGTGACCATAAAGGCTGTTATAAAAGCTTTAACGGCTTGAAACTGGGCCAATTGATCAGTCTCACATGAGTTTTCTAGTATAACTACTTGTTCATGAACCATACACAAGGATGAAAGCAGGGAAATTCCTGTCTATTTTAGACATCAGAACTTACACTCATATGTTAGGAAGAGATCAGAATTTGCAACTCATAATCTTGTCAGCAACCCCAAGTTTCCAACCTGTTCTTTGAGAGTGTCATAAAGAGTCTCAACAAGATTGAGCAGGAGCCCATCCGAGCCGTGTTTTGCCAacaaggaaactgaaacaggTAGGTCATCATGCAGGCCTAGTGGTATGCTAACCTGCAAATATGTAGAAAGAGATGACATACTTTCACAAGATATTTGGCGTAATTGAGGAAGGAAAATATTGTAATGTGTCACATTTGGCCTCATGCCTGAACATGCACTCATGGAAAGAGGgggcgagagagagagaaagagatccAGGGAGGGCTAAAAAACCTGGCAGAACCCAGATACTCCGGCAATGGATAGCAAGCTAAAAGCCCTGGCACGGAAAGTTTCCAGTGTAGTAGGATCTGTTTGCAGTTTTGGTGGAGCCCCTGGAACTGTAGGAATTGCGAGGACACCAAAATcctaaaagaaaatcaagccaATGGGTTATAAAGGAAAGTAAGATGCAAGGTTATCTCTGTCACCAAATTATCTCAAAACTAACACCGAGTAGCAACAAATAACAATCTTTCAGTCTCTCTACTCTAACCAATCTGAAAAATATGAGGAAATACGAACAATATTCTTCATTTGGTTCTTGAGAGAACAAGACCATTGAAATGACATGGGAAAGTTCtcattctgtttcttttggCCTGAGGGAAAATCTTCGTGTAAGGTTGATTTTGCAGGGGAACAATGTTAGGTATTTTGAGTAAGAATGAATCAGTTCTTCAAAATGATTGAAAAAGGCTCCCTTTATGTTTGAGATGGCATATAAAGGAACTGGATGAGCCAGATTCATTCAAGTAAGATTAATCAAAGCTTTACAGCAATGGTACAAATAGTCTTGTGCCCTCATCATTCTGCAAAACATGTTTCTCCCAAAATCGTTTTTCACAGAAGAAAAGTGAGTCAAATGGAAATCAGGAAAATAGAATAGAGCTACTGTTCTGAACATTCAAGAGAATCCGACCAAATAATGTCCAGGTGCATAGGCAGGACATGTAAAAACAACATTGTATACTATGTTACTTAATGCATACAGGCATCCTTGACACCTCCACAAGAAACTTTGTCAAGAATAATAAGGATTTGAACTCATTTGATTTCAAGTGTGGGATAATCACATCCCAAAAAGAAGATctgcatgagagagagagagagagagagagaataccCCAAGAAGGTCAGTAAGAGCAACACGTAATTCAGTCTTCACAGAGTGACATACATCGACATTTTCATCTGTTGTTCGAACAGCTTCCCATACACGTTCTGCTATCCCAGGACCTAAATCAGGTCTGACTGTACTGACCCATTCACCATGGTTGTTCTTGAACTCATACCTATGCTCCCAATGATATATTTAGAACTCAACACCAAAGataaattgaatttcattaatCAACATCGAGAAATCACACTTTTATATTCAAGTCCACCAAGTCAGCACCTTTGAAGTAGACGCATGGCACTTGATAGGGCTGCCAAGGATGGAATATTATACTCTTGACCTGCATTTCCTTTATCCAAGAAACAGTTCAAGCTTGGAACTTTGTCCTTGACAACGTCCCCAAGGTTAGCATGCTTTATAACATGACCTGCATTAGTAGATAGAATAAGTGAGCTTCTTCTTTCCATATATGATGGCGTCTTTATTTTATCTCAGCAAGAGACCTAATATAACCAAGTTGGAGGATGGTGATTTTCAGGTGATAACATATCTGCTCCAATTTAGATGGTATATTTGTGACTTAAAATGCtgggaaaaaataatttggactCAATAATGTATGAATTAAAATGCTTATAGCTGGACCTATAACAGATCAATAAGGTCAATTCACTTACCCCCAAATAACTTCTCAACTGAGTCAACAAGTACTTGTTTTACTCGATTGCTTGGAATGCTTGAAAGCTGGAAACAGTCATCTGCAATGATTAACTGAGTAGGTCCGACAGGACTCATATCAGACAATTGCAGTAACACTCTTCCAACTCTATTCAAAATCGCAGGATTCCTGGCAAACCATCCTAGATCAAAAGTTGGTGTCAAAGGGATGATTTTCAATTGCAAGAGTGCTACATATTATAAAGCTCTTATGTTGCAACTAGAGATACATCATTCACAAGAGTAAAGCTTTCTGAAAAATAGCATATTTCCTAATACTGAAACTTAAATTTACAAAAGTATCACAAATAATAATCAATCAAAACGCAAAATCCATGGATGGCATATGAATCATCAAGTGGAAGAAGTTATCTGCttccaaaaaaatagaaataaagacTATATTTTCCCATTATATCAAATTGAGGGAAATCCGAAACAGAGTTTTTTTGTCATGTCCAAAAATCTCTGGAACATTTTCCAAGCCAGTCTGCCATATAAAAAACACTTGATTTCTTACCCACAGTATCAAAACTTTGTGCCATAGGAATAACTCCAGAAGTAGAAATGACACCATGAGATGGCCGAAATCCAAAAATTCCACAATATGAGGCAGGAACTCTAACACTTCCTCCAGTGTCGGTTCCTGAAAAAGTGAGTTTCTTGTGCTTCAACAGAAAGAGGCAAGAAACACAAAAGATCGTACAAGGAGGAATAACTTACCTAAGGAAAAATCTGCAAGGTCTCCACCTACTACAACAGCAGAGCCACTAGATGATCCTCCAGGCACCCTATCCGGTGCGCATGGATTTATGGGTGTACCATAATGCTTGTTCTCTCCATTTATACTGCCAAGAACACAATGTGAAATTCTGTCAAGTTACAAAATTAAGAGCCTTCTTTCCTACTGCTCTTTATTGCACGGTATCATTGTTCAAATATGAAAGACTACGAAAATAGACTTATATAGATTGATTTGTTGCCAATTCTTGCAACCAAAATAGTAATTCAACTAAGCTATATGCCCTTTCTTGCAATCAAAATAGTAATTCAACTAACCTGTATGCCATTTCATCCATGACAGTTTTACCATTACATGTGGCACCTCCCCTCAAGATTGCCGAAACAGCTGGAGCTGTTGATTCGGAAGCTGGGTGAGTCCTTGCCCAATCAGGATTTCCAAATCCAGTCACATATCCAGCCACATCAAATCTGCTTCCAAGTTGAAATTTAAGTGAAGAAACCAAAAGTTTTAGCTTTACCACAGATACACACATGAAAAGATTGCGCAATTCAGTACTCTATCAATATggttttacaaaacacataaaCGCACACAAATCACATAGATACAGCCTAATAGctaaaaaatcatttatagtTTGTACAAACACTCACACAACACAATCAcagaaacacaaaaaatgGTTTACAAGAACAGTGATTGATTGAacccaaaatctgaaattggaAAATAAGAACGAAAACATAGAATTTAAGCTGCATAAACCAAATGAAAGAGTGATATATTGAGGAAAACTTGAGAGCACATGTATAGATTACAGAGTGGCTCACATGTCTTTGATAGCAAAAGTGAGGCCACTCAAAGGAAGGTCATGTGATGAAGAGTGTGGTTGCAGAACGAATTTCTCCATGAAAGCTCCATAATTTGAGCCTGTCGCCATCTCTGCTCCTACTCCGTCAGACAAGCCCAGCGCTGATCAGTCATATGATGATTATATCCAATAACACATTTCCGCATAAGGGGCCGTTGTAATTCTATTTCAACCACAACGACGAGATTACCCTTTAAAGTGGATTCGTTGTTCGCGTCGGGTCAGTAAGGGCAAAGTGGAAAATCCTGTGATTGGTAGGGTTACGTTTATAGGTCGATAAAACTATTTTTGAGttatcaatttttatttatttaattttaaaaagatcTCTATGcattcttctcttctcatCTCTCCCTTACATCCCTCATCCTCTTCTCTTATCTATCTCAACTTCAAAAATAACCACATTGTAGTACCTCAAAAGATTGTCAATATGAAAACAACCCACTAGTATAGGTTTGGAGCAATGCTTCCTCAGAAAAAGTCATAGATTTGATTCCTAGCATCAGTGTATAGTCAATTCATTTATCGTTATCGAAGTCTTAAACAAAATCTTAAAatgaaaatccaaaaaaccaaaaaaggaaaaaaaaacattacgTCATAATGGAATTATGTTGATGGTGTCAATGTAGTCCACAAGAGTCAAACAAGTTGAAtagaccaagaaaaaaaagtaaaagccCATGAAAACGATGGGAATTCGGGCTCTTATATTTTCAAGTACCGATGTTAACTGTTCGCTTATGGATCCAACACAAGTACAGTGTATATCAGTGAACACAAGAAAGAATGCAAGTGATTGTTTCATACATGTGGATATGAAACTTTCAATCACTACAGTCGgattcataaaaaatatacaagtAAGGGATCACAGGTCTGTGTTCGGCAAGTTCTCCTTCTGTAGGCTCCGTAGTTACTCCTGGAGCACTCCAACCTAAGCGTTGCATGCACACAGCATCGTATGCTTCAATGTTCAAACCCGAAGCAAGAAATAGCTCCACCTCATTTACAAACCGATCAGTTCTTGCTGCTAGGAAAGGCCTTGCTGCATCAGAGATTGATTCTTGAAATTCTCTTTGTTTAGCTTCAGGTGTTTTCGTTTGACCCTTTTGTTCATGCCTAAAAAATGCAGGGTTCAGGCAGGCAAGTTCAGACACAAAGATTATTGAAACTCTGCAGGTTTTCAAGCCTTTAAATAGTATTATCCCTTTTCATATCTCATCCAAAAGAACTCAAAAGAAGGTAACTAAACCAGGAAATGTCATTCAATATGATcaaatcatttttcaaatgGAGATCCAAATGGTAACAAATTTCACCTAGTCAGGGATGAATGAATCAGCCCATGTATGTGGTGCATAATGATATCAACATCTTCCTCCTACAAGCAGCAAAAGAAGCAAGTTAGCTATAAAGAGGATTAAAACGGATTTCCTGCTACATCCGTCATCGATAAAGATAGATCATATGCATAGTTTTATGATTTAGCCAGTTGGACTGGTTGATTCTAGCCAAAAACAAATGGAAGTCTCTAGGATGTTGAAACAATGAAATGCGCCTTATGTcaccaagagagaaaattcatgCAAGAAGAACTCAAGACCTGCATCAGAGCTTGGATTTCCCTTCTCAACCAACTTTGGAGCCAGCGATTCGGCTGAAGATACTTATGGGACTTCCAATACCGCAAGACATCAAATATGTCATTTAAGAAACCTGattgaaaaacaaagttaATTGGAAGACATCTAGACCGGTGATAGCGATTCTcaggaaataaaataagaaacaacACAACCAATAAATCAAATGACAAGCATAAAACCTGGTTCAGTATAATAGCATTGTAATCTATACTTGTGATCTTTTGATAAGATAAAGCTGCAGATACCAGTAACGAAACATACATAAGTAAATTACATTTACAACACAGACACAAgcgaaaagaaaagaaacaacagAACCCATACCCAGAATCCTGGTTGATGTAATGCTTCTGAAAAGAACTTCCATCATATCCATGTATTATTGATAAATTTTCAGTCTGCACCAAGCCACTAAAAATCAGCCCTATGACTAAATTTAGAAGTGCTATACCCAAAAACTCGTGTGGTCAGTAATTTTTCGCAgcataagaaacaaaatggaGCAGAACATGATAAATAGAATGCCAAATGAACAAACTGGCCTTGCAAAGAGGACACTTTACAGACGTAGGCAGGCAAGACTGCTTGTGAGCAACAACTTTGGTCCAACGTAAGATGCAATTGTAACAAAACTTATCTGCAACACAAAATTTGTCGATTTATGAGGCTCAACATATGAGATAATACAGTGCAGGTACACTCATACAACAAGACCGAGTTTATCAAGCATTATAGCTTATCAACTAAAGGAAACATAATACTGAAGCTTTCAGCTACCAACAAAAATTGAGACTGTCATACGATATAACTACTAACATGACCACTTTCAGCTATAGAATAAGGAAGCCCTAAACTttttaaccaaaaacaaatataaattaaactTTCATCTGTCTTACTAATAGCAAAAATTCATTACAGGCAACTATAGGAAAATCTTTCACCAATTTGGTCTCTTTATGACCCTTTCAGATTTCTTGGAGAAACCAAATTcatgaaaactgaaaacaaataTCAATACACCGATTTAccattaaaaaacaaaaattaaattccatCCCACTGTTTCGTTGCAGAGAAAATTCTacacaaatatgaaatcaaaaggTGGAAACCTCTCATCCACTCCAGTGCTGATtctaaaattacaaaaactgGGTCTTTTCTTTCGTTTTATTCTCCTTTCAGTTTTCTCAGAttctaaaaagaaatggagggagagatagagagagagagag comes from Prunus dulcis chromosome 6, ALMONDv2, whole genome shotgun sequence and encodes:
- the LOC117632168 gene encoding amidase 1, yielding MATGSNYGAFMEKFVLQPHSSSHDLPLSGLTFAIKDIFDVAGYVTGFGNPDWARTHPASESTAPAVSAILRGGATCNGKTVMDEMAYSINGENKHYGTPINPCAPDRVPGGSSSGSAVVVGGDLADFSLGTDTGGSVRVPASYCGIFGFRPSHGVISTSGVIPMAQSFDTVGWFARNPAILNRVGRVLLQLSDMSPVGPTQLIIADDCFQLSSIPSNRVKQVLVDSVEKLFGGHVIKHANLGDVVKDKVPSLNCFLDKGNAGQEYNIPSLAALSSAMRLLQRYEFKNNHGEWVSTVRPDLGPGIAERVWEAVRTTDENVDVCHSVKTELRVALTDLLGDFGVLAIPTVPGAPPKLQTDPTTLETFRARAFSLLSIAGVSGFCQVSIPLGLHDDLPVSVSLLAKHGSDGLLLNLVETLYDTLKEQVGNLGLLTRL
- the LOC117631802 gene encoding uncharacterized protein LOC117631802, which encodes MEQLNVNKNTSSSSSEDSNPCPICLGPIIQDSYLDKCFHKFCYNCILRWTKVVAHKQSCLPTSVKCPLCKTENLSIIHGYDGSSFQKHYINQDSGFILSKDHKYRLQCYYTEPGFLNDIFDVLRYWKSHKYLQPNRWLQSWLRREIQALMQEEDVDIIMHHIHGLIHSSLTRHEQKGQTKTPEAKQREFQESISDAARPFLAARTDRFVNEVELFLASGLNIEAYDAVCMQRLGWSAPGVTTEPTEGELAEHRPVIPYLYIFYESDCSD